The proteins below are encoded in one region of Silene latifolia isolate original U9 population chromosome 2, ASM4854445v1, whole genome shotgun sequence:
- the LOC141629416 gene encoding increased DNA methylation 1-like — protein MGRSMPIIPGVLSWVLVRRMDVDPVGQHSDELHKRVTCNSMVALAARLMEDCFNVIVDRQTRTNMIQSVVYSCGSNFTRTNFSRFYTAVLQLDGNIVSIASVRVPAPDLAEISFIATAENWRNYGLCKLIMGRKQ, from the exons ATGGGCAGAAGCATGCCAATTATCCCTGGAGTACTATCATGGGTATTGGTGCGGAGAATGGATGTGGACCCAGTTGGACAACACAGCGATGAATTGCATAAAAGGGTAACCTGCAACTCCATGGTTGCATTGGCAGCACGGCTGATGGAAGATtgtttcaatgttatagtagatagGCAAACAAGAACAAACATGATTCAAAGTGTTGTCTATAGTTGTGG ATCCAACTTTACTCGGACCAACTTTAGCCGATTCTACACTGCTGTTCTACAGTTGGATGGGAACATCGTTTCTATAGCATCAGTCAG AGTTCCTGCACCAGACCTAGCAGAGATTTCGTTCATAGCAACAGCTGAGAACTGGCGGAATTATGGGTTATGTAAGCTAATTATGGGCCGAAAACAGTGA